The Hydrogenophaga crocea genome contains a region encoding:
- a CDS encoding Fe2+-dependent dioxygenase — protein sequence MMLRIPQVLTPEQVRRCRQLLDAADWSDGRATAGHLAAQVKHNRQLGDDQPAAREIGELVLQALGRHPLFVSAALPLKVLPPRFNRYEGGGHYGPHVDAAVFSVPGTPHRIRSDLSATLFFSEPHEYEGGELTVQDHFGPHSAKLAAGDLVLYPGTSLHHVTPVTRGVRLAAFFWVQSLVRDDSQRSLMFELDTAIQQLARDTPGHPALDRLTGVYHNLLRQWANT from the coding sequence ATGATGCTGCGAATCCCCCAGGTGCTGACGCCCGAGCAGGTGCGCCGGTGCCGCCAGTTGCTCGACGCGGCCGACTGGTCCGACGGCCGCGCCACCGCGGGCCACCTGGCCGCGCAGGTCAAGCACAACCGCCAGCTCGGTGACGACCAGCCCGCCGCGCGCGAGATCGGCGAGCTGGTCCTGCAGGCGCTGGGCCGGCACCCGCTGTTCGTGTCGGCCGCGCTGCCGCTCAAGGTGCTGCCCCCGCGCTTCAACCGCTACGAGGGCGGCGGGCACTACGGGCCGCACGTGGACGCGGCGGTGTTCAGCGTGCCGGGCACGCCGCACCGCATCCGCAGCGACCTGTCGGCCACGCTCTTTTTCAGCGAACCGCACGAGTACGAGGGCGGCGAGCTCACGGTGCAGGACCACTTCGGCCCGCACAGCGCCAAGCTCGCCGCGGGCGATCTGGTGCTCTACCCGGGCACCAGCCTGCACCACGTCACGCCGGTCACGCGCGGCGTGCGGCTGGCCGCGTTCTTCTGGGTGCAGAGCCTGGTGCGCGACGACAGCCAGCGCAGCCTCATGTTCGAGCTCGACACCGCGATCCAGCAACTGGCGCGCGACACGCCGGGCCACCCGGCCCTCGACCGGCTCACGGGCGTGTACCACAACCTGCTGCGGCAATGGGCGAACACCTGA
- a CDS encoding AraC family transcriptional regulator: protein MANALPDTADLHTGPALTPMALVKAMALAYRARGMDPSGALAQAQIPPARLNDPRARITAAQMEAVSYAAMRELDDEALGCFERALPWGSYGLLARASLSAPTLGVALKRWCRHHGLLAQAIALSVEVAGERAEIVLRQVRDPGPMAELSAVSVLRNIHGLAAWFIDSRIPLLDARFPYPAPPHVAAYAVLFDAPSRFGAPEAAIAFDAQYLALPLRRDEAAMRQLLQRALPLTVRSYRRDRLLVQRVRDLLANQPLAAHNADDIAARLHTSARTLHRQLKEEGASLQALKDAVRRERASQLLLRTNRPIKQVAEAVGFRNEKSFIRAFRAWTGHSPGDWRLR from the coding sequence ATGGCCAACGCCCTGCCCGACACCGCCGATCTGCACACCGGCCCCGCGCTCACACCCATGGCGCTCGTGAAGGCCATGGCGCTGGCCTACCGGGCGCGCGGCATGGACCCGTCGGGCGCGCTCGCACAGGCACAAATTCCGCCAGCACGGCTCAACGACCCCCGCGCGCGCATCACGGCCGCGCAGATGGAGGCCGTGTCTTACGCGGCCATGCGCGAGCTCGACGACGAGGCCCTGGGCTGCTTCGAGCGCGCGCTGCCCTGGGGCAGCTACGGCCTGCTCGCGCGCGCCTCGCTGTCGGCGCCCACGCTGGGCGTGGCGCTCAAGCGCTGGTGCCGCCACCACGGCCTGCTCGCGCAGGCCATCGCGCTCTCGGTCGAGGTGGCGGGCGAGCGCGCCGAGATCGTGCTGCGCCAGGTGCGCGACCCGGGCCCCATGGCCGAACTCAGCGCGGTTTCGGTGCTGCGCAACATCCACGGCCTCGCGGCCTGGTTCATCGACTCGCGCATCCCGCTGCTGGACGCGCGCTTCCCCTACCCCGCGCCGCCGCACGTGGCGGCCTACGCGGTGCTGTTCGACGCGCCCAGCCGCTTCGGCGCGCCCGAGGCCGCGATCGCCTTCGACGCGCAATACCTGGCGCTGCCGCTGCGCCGCGACGAGGCCGCCATGCGCCAGCTGCTGCAGCGCGCGCTGCCGCTCACGGTGCGCTCGTACCGGCGCGACCGGCTGCTGGTGCAGCGCGTGCGCGACCTGCTCGCCAACCAGCCGCTGGCGGCGCACAACGCCGACGACATCGCCGCGCGGCTGCACACCTCGGCGCGCACGCTGCACCGGCAGCTCAAGGAAGAAGGCGCGAGCCTGCAGGCGCTCAAGGACGCGGTGCGGCGCGAGCGCGCGAGCCAGCTGCTGCTGCGCACGAACCGGCCGATCAAGCAGGTGGCCGAGGCCGTGGGCTTTCGCAACGAGAAGAGCTTCATCCGCGCCTTCCGCGCCTGGACCGGGCACTCGCCGGGCGACTGGCGCCTGCGCTGA
- a CDS encoding carboxyl transferase domain-containing protein, which translates to MPILETKLNPRSAEFQANAEAMRAQVEDLKRQLAKAAQGGGEAARAKHTARGKLLPRDRVQMLLDPGTPFLELSPLAAHGMYNGDAPCAGVIAGIGRVSGVDCLIVCNDATVKGGTYYPMTVKKHLRAQEVAMQNRLPCIYLVDSGGANLPNQDEVFPDREHFGRIFYNQANMSAQGIAQIAVVMGSCTAGGAYVPAMSDETIIVKNQGTIFLGGPPLVKAAIGEIVSAEDLGGGDVHTRLSGVADHLAQNDAHAIALARQAVATLNRRKEVAQALIAPRAPLYAAEEIYGVIPTDTRKPYDVREIIARIVDGSEFHEFKARYGSTLVCGFAHIEGMPIGIVANNGVLFSESAQKGAHFIELCGQRKVPLLFLQNITGFMVGRKYESEGIARHGAKMVTAVATVQVPKFTIIIGGSYGAGNYGMCGRAYSPRFLWMWPNARISVMGGEQAASVLATVKRDGIEAKGGQWSAEEEAAFKQPLLDQFAHQSHPYYASARLWDDGVIDPADTRRILALAMSATLNAPIGEPKFGVFRM; encoded by the coding sequence ATGCCCATCCTGGAGACCAAGCTCAACCCCCGATCGGCCGAATTCCAGGCCAACGCCGAGGCCATGCGCGCCCAGGTCGAGGACCTGAAACGGCAACTGGCCAAGGCCGCGCAAGGCGGCGGCGAGGCCGCGCGCGCCAAGCACACGGCGCGCGGCAAGCTGCTGCCGCGCGACCGCGTGCAGATGCTGCTCGACCCCGGCACGCCCTTCCTCGAGCTGTCGCCGCTGGCCGCGCACGGCATGTACAACGGCGACGCGCCCTGCGCCGGCGTGATCGCGGGCATCGGCCGCGTGAGCGGGGTCGACTGCCTGATCGTCTGCAACGACGCGACCGTCAAGGGCGGCACCTACTACCCCATGACGGTGAAGAAGCACCTGCGCGCGCAGGAGGTGGCCATGCAGAACCGCCTGCCCTGCATCTACCTGGTGGACTCGGGCGGCGCCAACCTGCCCAACCAGGACGAGGTCTTCCCCGACCGCGAGCACTTCGGCCGCATCTTCTACAACCAGGCCAACATGAGCGCGCAGGGCATCGCGCAGATCGCGGTCGTCATGGGCTCGTGCACTGCGGGCGGCGCCTACGTGCCCGCGATGAGCGACGAGACCATCATCGTGAAGAACCAGGGCACCATCTTCCTGGGCGGCCCGCCGCTGGTGAAGGCCGCCATCGGCGAGATCGTGAGCGCCGAAGACCTGGGCGGCGGCGACGTGCACACCCGCCTCTCGGGCGTGGCCGACCACCTCGCGCAGAACGACGCCCACGCCATCGCGCTCGCGCGCCAGGCCGTGGCCACGCTCAACCGCCGCAAGGAAGTGGCGCAGGCGCTGATCGCGCCGCGCGCGCCCCTGTACGCGGCCGAAGAAATCTACGGCGTGATCCCCACCGACACGCGCAAGCCCTACGACGTGCGCGAGATCATCGCGCGCATCGTCGATGGCTCGGAGTTCCACGAGTTCAAGGCGCGCTACGGCAGCACCCTGGTCTGCGGCTTCGCGCACATCGAGGGTATGCCCATCGGCATCGTGGCCAACAACGGCGTGCTGTTCTCCGAGAGCGCGCAAAAAGGCGCGCACTTCATCGAGCTGTGCGGCCAGCGCAAGGTGCCGCTGCTGTTCCTGCAGAACATCACCGGCTTCATGGTGGGCCGCAAGTACGAGAGCGAAGGCATTGCGCGCCACGGCGCCAAGATGGTCACGGCCGTGGCCACGGTGCAGGTACCCAAGTTCACCATCATCATCGGCGGCAGCTACGGCGCGGGCAACTACGGCATGTGCGGCCGCGCCTACAGCCCGCGCTTCCTCTGGATGTGGCCCAACGCGCGCATCAGCGTGATGGGCGGCGAGCAGGCCGCGAGCGTGCTCGCCACCGTCAAGCGCGACGGCATCGAGGCCAAGGGCGGTCAGTGGAGTGCCGAAGAGGAAGCGGCCTTCAAGCAGCCGCTGCTCGACCAGTTCGCGCACCAGTCACACCCGTATTACGCGAGCGCCCGCCTCTGGGACGACGGTGTGATCGACCCTGCCGACACGCGCCGCATCCTGGCGCTCGCGATGTCGGCCACGCTCAACGCGCCCATCGGCGAGCCGAAGTTCGGCGTGTTCCGCATGTGA
- a CDS encoding DinB family protein codes for MDARAHFHLLARYHAWATQRLLAAVTALDDDAYRRDVGLFFKSVHGTLNHLLVGECLLWFRRFAHGESPRLALDHEAEPDRARLSQALQAGAEAWADAIAAWPAERFEARLRYTRMNGAEVDLPFAPTLAHVFNHATHHRGQITAALTAFGEPAPELDLVYFLQAQKTPTG; via the coding sequence GTGGACGCACGCGCCCACTTCCACCTGCTCGCGCGCTACCACGCGTGGGCCACCCAGCGCCTGCTCGCCGCTGTGACCGCGCTCGACGACGACGCTTACCGGCGCGACGTGGGCCTGTTCTTCAAGAGCGTGCACGGCACGCTCAACCACCTGCTCGTGGGCGAATGCCTGCTGTGGTTCCGGCGCTTCGCGCACGGCGAGTCGCCGCGGCTCGCGCTCGACCACGAGGCCGAGCCCGACCGCGCGCGCCTGTCGCAAGCGTTGCAAGCGGGCGCCGAGGCCTGGGCCGACGCCATCGCCGCCTGGCCGGCCGAACGCTTCGAGGCCCGGCTGCGCTACACGCGCATGAACGGCGCCGAGGTCGATCTGCCCTTCGCCCCCACGCTGGCCCACGTGTTCAACCACGCCACCCACCACCGCGGCCAGATCACGGCCGCGCTCACCGCGTTCGGCGAGCCCGCGCCCGAGCTCGACCTCGTGTATTTCCTGCAGGCCCAAAAGACCCCGACCGGCTGA
- a CDS encoding acyl-CoA dehydrogenase family protein produces the protein MESTIYDTPEHQTLREQVARFLAREVEPHADAWERQGFVPREVLRRMGQAGLLGLAFEGEHGGGDADALTNLVFAEALSQSTYAGFVITVLVHTDMAGPHLHHAGNAAQKARHLPRVCAGEAICAVAITEPGAGSDVAGIRTRAVRDGDQWVINGTKMFITNGVHADLYFVAAKTGPGKREVSMFIVEKGTPGFSVGRALHKTGWLSSDTAELVFDNVRVPAANLLGEEGKGFYAVMQNFQTERIALGAMAVGHCQRALQLTLDHVRQRQAFGGPLWDQQTIRQRLSMLDAKVRAARQFMYHCAWNVTQGRDIVQQVSMLKALTGELVNEVVQTCQQFHGGMGFIRETAIERLWRDARVLAIGGGATEVMLEEVAKRY, from the coding sequence ATGGAATCCACCATCTACGACACGCCCGAGCACCAGACCCTGCGCGAACAGGTGGCGCGCTTTCTCGCGCGCGAGGTCGAGCCGCACGCCGACGCCTGGGAGCGCCAGGGCTTCGTGCCGCGCGAGGTGCTGCGCCGCATGGGCCAGGCCGGCCTGCTGGGCCTGGCCTTCGAGGGCGAACACGGCGGCGGCGACGCCGACGCGCTGACCAACCTGGTGTTCGCCGAGGCGCTGTCGCAGAGCACCTACGCGGGCTTCGTCATCACCGTGCTCGTGCACACCGACATGGCCGGGCCCCACCTGCACCACGCGGGCAATGCCGCGCAGAAGGCCCGGCACCTGCCGCGCGTGTGCGCGGGCGAAGCCATCTGCGCCGTGGCCATCACCGAGCCCGGCGCCGGCTCCGACGTGGCGGGCATCCGCACGCGCGCCGTGCGCGACGGCGACCAATGGGTGATCAACGGCACCAAGATGTTCATCACCAACGGCGTGCACGCCGACCTGTACTTCGTCGCGGCCAAGACCGGCCCGGGCAAGCGCGAGGTCTCGATGTTCATCGTGGAGAAGGGTACGCCGGGTTTCAGCGTGGGCCGTGCGCTCCACAAGACCGGCTGGCTCAGCTCCGACACGGCCGAGCTCGTGTTCGACAACGTGCGCGTGCCCGCGGCCAACCTGCTCGGCGAAGAGGGCAAGGGCTTCTACGCGGTGATGCAGAACTTCCAGACCGAGCGCATCGCGCTCGGTGCCATGGCCGTGGGCCACTGCCAGCGCGCGCTGCAGCTCACGCTCGACCACGTGCGCCAGCGCCAGGCCTTCGGCGGCCCGCTGTGGGACCAGCAGACCATCCGCCAGCGCCTGTCCATGCTCGACGCCAAGGTGCGCGCGGCGCGCCAGTTCATGTACCACTGCGCCTGGAACGTGACCCAGGGCCGCGACATCGTGCAGCAGGTGTCCATGCTCAAGGCGCTCACCGGCGAGCTGGTGAACGAGGTGGTGCAGACCTGCCAGCAGTTCCACGGCGGCATGGGCTTCATCCGCGAGACCGCGATCGAGCGCCTGTGGCGCGACGCGCGCGTGCTCGCGATCGGCGGCGGCGCGACCGAGGTGATGCTCGAAGAAGTGGCCAAGAGGTATTGA
- a CDS encoding enoyl-CoA hydratase/isomerase family protein, giving the protein MSDVIELTRPSAHVARVWLNRPEVRNAFNDEVIAALTRTFEALAQDPDLRVVVLGAHGKAFCAGADLHWMKAMAGYSWEENRADAQRLADMLWTLDQCPVPIVGRIQGDCYAGGMGLAAVCDVLVAVEGATFCLSEARLGLLPATISPYVVRAMGAQSARRYMVTAERFGAAQAHALGMVHELATPDTLDARVDELVATLVANGPAAVRACKALVRDVAGQPITAELRGETARRIADIRASEEGREGLASFLNKRPPHWLP; this is encoded by the coding sequence ATGAGCGACGTGATCGAACTGACCCGCCCCAGCGCGCACGTGGCGCGCGTGTGGCTCAACCGCCCCGAGGTGCGCAACGCCTTCAACGACGAGGTGATCGCCGCGCTCACGCGCACCTTCGAAGCGCTTGCGCAGGACCCGGACCTGCGCGTGGTGGTGCTGGGCGCGCACGGCAAGGCCTTCTGCGCCGGCGCCGACCTCCACTGGATGAAGGCCATGGCCGGCTACAGCTGGGAAGAGAACCGCGCCGACGCGCAGCGCCTCGCCGACATGCTGTGGACCCTGGACCAGTGCCCCGTGCCCATCGTGGGCCGCATCCAGGGCGACTGTTACGCCGGCGGCATGGGCCTGGCCGCGGTGTGCGACGTGCTCGTGGCCGTCGAGGGCGCGACCTTCTGCCTGTCCGAGGCGCGCCTGGGCCTGCTGCCTGCCACCATCAGCCCCTACGTGGTCCGCGCCATGGGCGCGCAGTCGGCGCGCCGCTACATGGTCACGGCCGAGCGCTTCGGCGCCGCGCAGGCGCACGCGCTGGGCATGGTGCACGAACTCGCCACGCCCGACACGCTCGACGCCCGGGTCGACGAACTCGTGGCCACGCTGGTGGCCAACGGCCCGGCCGCGGTGCGCGCCTGCAAGGCCCTGGTGCGCGACGTCGCGGGCCAGCCGATCACGGCCGAGCTGCGCGGCGAGACCGCGCGCCGCATCGCCGACATCCGCGCCAGCGAGGAGGGCCGCGAGGGCCTGGCCTCGTTCCTGAACAAGCGCCCGCCGCACTGGCTCCCCTGA
- a CDS encoding acetyl/propionyl/methylcrotonyl-CoA carboxylase subunit alpha, whose translation MFTKILIANRGEIACRVAATARRLGIRTVAVYSDADASAKHVAACDEAVHIGGSAPRESYLQWERIIAAAQATGAQAIHPGYGFLSENEAFADACARAGLVFIGPPSSAIEAMGLKAESKRLMEKAGVPLVPGYHGADQDPALLQREADRIGFPALIKASAGGGGKGMRVVEKSEDFAAALASCQREARNSFGSDAVLIEKYVQRPRHIEIQVFGDAHGHCVYLFERDCSVQRRHQKVLEEAPAPGMSPELRQRMGEAAVAAAKAVNYVGAGTVEFIVEQPEGYDHPEAMRFYFMEMNTRLQVEHPVTEAITGLDLVEWQLRVAAGEPLPLQQHELRMQGHAIEARICAENPDNQFLPATGTLQVYRKPAHSAFERGAIRFDDGVREGDAISPFYDSMIAKLIVHGDTREQALARLDAALAETRIVGLATNVQFLRHVVASESFARARLDTALIPREAAVLFQQDRVGTPTAVAAAVAQTLRAERALEGADPFSRRDGFRSHGLTTRRFDFEVAGERLQATLTYGRGGEPTLALGDLQGPLRFEALPDGRFDLQFAGRRDTVQTWTTGETVHVFCARGATSLVEIDLLAHAGEGEGDSGRLTAPMPGKVVSFAVKAGDAVKKGQALAVMEAMKMEHTIAAPADGTVAELLYAPGDQVAEGAELLKLASA comes from the coding sequence ATGTTCACCAAGATCCTGATCGCCAACCGCGGCGAAATCGCCTGCCGCGTCGCCGCCACCGCGCGCCGCCTGGGCATCCGCACCGTGGCCGTGTATTCCGACGCCGACGCCAGCGCCAAGCACGTGGCCGCCTGCGACGAGGCGGTGCACATCGGCGGCTCCGCGCCGCGCGAGAGCTACCTGCAGTGGGAGCGCATCATCGCGGCCGCGCAGGCCACGGGCGCGCAGGCCATCCACCCTGGCTACGGCTTCCTGAGCGAGAACGAGGCCTTCGCCGACGCCTGCGCCCGGGCCGGTCTGGTGTTCATCGGCCCGCCCTCGTCGGCCATCGAGGCCATGGGCCTCAAGGCCGAGTCCAAGCGCCTGATGGAGAAGGCCGGCGTGCCGCTGGTGCCGGGCTACCACGGCGCCGACCAGGACCCCGCGCTGCTGCAGCGCGAGGCCGACCGCATCGGCTTCCCGGCGCTCATCAAGGCCAGCGCGGGCGGCGGTGGCAAGGGCATGCGCGTGGTCGAGAAGAGCGAAGACTTCGCCGCCGCGCTCGCGAGCTGCCAGCGCGAGGCGCGCAACAGCTTCGGCAGCGACGCGGTGCTGATCGAGAAGTACGTGCAGCGCCCGCGCCACATCGAGATCCAGGTGTTCGGCGACGCGCACGGCCACTGCGTGTACCTGTTCGAGCGCGACTGCTCGGTGCAGCGCCGCCACCAGAAGGTGCTCGAAGAAGCGCCCGCGCCCGGCATGTCGCCCGAGCTGCGCCAGCGCATGGGCGAGGCCGCGGTGGCCGCGGCCAAGGCGGTGAACTACGTGGGTGCGGGCACGGTGGAATTCATCGTCGAGCAGCCCGAGGGCTACGACCACCCCGAGGCCATGCGCTTCTACTTCATGGAGATGAACACGCGGCTGCAGGTCGAGCACCCGGTGACCGAGGCCATCACCGGTCTCGACCTGGTGGAGTGGCAGCTGCGCGTGGCCGCGGGCGAGCCGCTGCCGCTGCAGCAGCACGAACTGCGCATGCAGGGCCACGCGATCGAGGCGCGCATCTGTGCCGAGAACCCCGACAACCAGTTCCTGCCCGCCACCGGCACGCTGCAGGTCTACCGCAAGCCCGCGCACAGCGCGTTCGAACGCGGGGCCATCCGCTTCGACGACGGCGTGCGCGAGGGCGACGCCATCAGCCCGTTCTACGACTCGATGATTGCCAAGCTCATCGTGCATGGCGACACGCGCGAGCAGGCGCTCGCGCGGCTCGACGCCGCCCTGGCCGAGACGCGCATCGTGGGCCTGGCCACCAACGTGCAGTTCCTGCGCCACGTGGTGGCGAGTGAATCGTTCGCGCGGGCGCGGCTCGACACCGCGCTGATCCCGCGCGAGGCCGCGGTGCTGTTCCAGCAGGACCGCGTGGGCACGCCCACGGCCGTGGCCGCCGCGGTCGCACAGACCCTGCGCGCCGAGCGCGCGCTCGAAGGCGCCGACCCGTTCTCGCGCCGCGACGGCTTCCGCTCGCACGGCCTCACCACGCGCCGCTTCGACTTCGAGGTGGCCGGCGAACGCCTGCAGGCCACGCTCACCTACGGCCGTGGCGGCGAGCCCACGCTCGCGCTCGGTGACCTGCAAGGCCCGCTGCGCTTCGAGGCCCTGCCCGATGGCCGCTTCGACCTGCAGTTCGCGGGCCGCCGCGACACCGTGCAGACCTGGACCACCGGCGAGACCGTGCACGTGTTCTGCGCGCGCGGCGCCACCAGCCTGGTCGAGATCGATCTGCTGGCCCACGCCGGCGAAGGCGAGGGCGACAGCGGCCGCCTCACCGCGCCCATGCCGGGCAAGGTGGTGTCGTTCGCGGTGAAGGCCGGCGACGCGGTGAAGAAGGGCCAGGCGCTCGCGGTGATGGAGGCCATGAAGATGGAGCACACCATCGCCGCGCCCGCCGACGGCACCGTGGCCGAACTGCTCTACGCGCCCGGCGACCAGGTGGCCGAGGGCGCGGAGCTGCTCAAGCTGGCGAGCGCGTGA
- a CDS encoding 2-hydroxyacid dehydrogenase: MHITVCVSQQKPEPWQQGLQAAFPEATVSVWQPGAPAADFAVVWAPPQAFFDQQPRLKAAFNTGAGVDALLALRIPEATRIVRLDDAGMSVQMAEFACHAVIRHFRELDGYEADVAERRWTYRKPRARADFPVGVMGLGVLGERVARALTVFEFPVHGWSRTPKAIEGVTTHAGEAQLDAFLSQCRVLINLLPLTPDTENILNRRTLGLLRPGGYVINLARGAHLVDADLLALLDEGHLAGATLDVFRTEPLPADHGFWKHPKITVTPHTSARTLRDESIAQIARKIAALQRGEAVAGEVDRRRGY, encoded by the coding sequence ATGCACATCACCGTCTGCGTCAGCCAGCAAAAGCCCGAGCCCTGGCAACAGGGCCTGCAGGCCGCTTTCCCCGAAGCCACCGTGAGCGTGTGGCAGCCCGGCGCGCCCGCCGCCGATTTCGCGGTGGTGTGGGCGCCGCCGCAAGCCTTCTTCGATCAACAGCCCCGTCTCAAGGCCGCGTTCAACACCGGCGCGGGGGTGGACGCGCTGCTCGCGCTGCGCATCCCCGAGGCCACGCGCATCGTGCGGCTCGATGACGCGGGCATGTCGGTGCAGATGGCCGAGTTCGCCTGCCACGCGGTGATCCGCCACTTCCGCGAGCTCGACGGCTACGAGGCCGACGTGGCCGAGCGCCGCTGGACCTACCGCAAGCCGCGGGCGCGGGCCGACTTCCCCGTGGGCGTGATGGGCCTGGGCGTGCTCGGCGAGCGCGTGGCGCGCGCGCTCACGGTGTTCGAGTTTCCGGTGCATGGCTGGAGCCGCACGCCCAAGGCCATCGAGGGCGTGACCACCCACGCGGGCGAGGCGCAGCTCGACGCCTTCCTGTCGCAGTGCCGCGTGCTCATCAACCTGCTGCCGCTCACGCCCGACACCGAGAACATCCTGAACCGCCGCACGCTGGGCCTGCTGCGCCCCGGCGGCTACGTGATCAACCTCGCGCGCGGCGCGCACCTGGTCGACGCCGACCTGCTCGCGCTGCTCGACGAAGGCCACCTGGCCGGCGCCACGCTCGACGTGTTCCGCACCGAACCCCTGCCTGCCGACCATGGTTTCTGGAAGCACCCGAAAATCACGGTCACGCCGCACACCTCGGCGCGCACCCTGCGCGACGAGAGCATCGCCCAGATCGCGCGCAAGATCGCCGCGCTGCAACGCGGCGAGGCCGTGGCCGGCGAGGTCGACCGCCGCCGCGGTTATTGA
- a CDS encoding hydroxymethylglutaryl-CoA lyase has translation MNNLPSRVKIVDVGPRDGLQNEKQPVPAAVKIELVHRLQAAGLKEIEVTSYVSPKWVPQMADNHAVMQGVRRQPGVRYSVLTPNLKGFEAALADKPDEIVVFGAASEAFSQKNINCSIAESIERFAPVVQAAKAAGIAVRGAMSCTVGCPYEGDVPPSRVDYLAGLMKGIGVEHVGVADTIGVGTPKKVQAAIEATLKHFHIDQVSGHFHDTYGQAVANTLAALEMGVWHHDTSVAGLGGCPYAKGATGNVATEDVVYLLHGMGIETGIDLDALIDAGTYISEQLGRPTNSRVARALLAKRQG, from the coding sequence ATGAACAACCTGCCCTCCCGCGTGAAGATCGTCGACGTGGGCCCGCGCGACGGCCTGCAGAACGAGAAGCAGCCCGTGCCCGCCGCGGTCAAGATCGAGCTGGTGCACCGCCTGCAGGCCGCGGGCCTCAAAGAGATCGAGGTCACGAGCTACGTGAGCCCCAAATGGGTGCCGCAGATGGCCGACAACCACGCGGTGATGCAGGGCGTGCGGCGCCAGCCCGGCGTGCGCTACTCGGTGCTCACGCCCAACCTCAAGGGCTTCGAGGCCGCGCTGGCCGACAAGCCGGACGAGATCGTGGTGTTCGGCGCCGCCAGCGAGGCCTTCAGCCAGAAGAACATCAACTGCAGCATCGCCGAGAGCATCGAGCGCTTCGCGCCCGTGGTGCAGGCCGCCAAGGCCGCGGGCATCGCGGTGCGCGGCGCCATGAGCTGCACCGTGGGCTGCCCCTACGAAGGCGACGTGCCGCCCTCGCGCGTGGACTACCTCGCGGGCCTCATGAAGGGCATCGGCGTGGAGCACGTGGGCGTGGCCGACACCATCGGCGTGGGCACGCCGAAGAAGGTTCAGGCCGCGATCGAGGCCACGCTCAAGCACTTCCACATCGACCAGGTCTCGGGCCACTTCCACGACACCTACGGCCAGGCCGTGGCCAACACCCTGGCCGCGCTCGAGATGGGCGTGTGGCACCACGACACCTCGGTGGCCGGCCTGGGCGGCTGCCCCTACGCCAAGGGCGCCACCGGCAACGTGGCCACCGAAGACGTGGTCTACCTGCTGCACGGCATGGGTATCGAGACCGGCATCGACCTCGACGCGCTGATCGACGCCGGCACCTACATCAGCGAACAGCTGGGCCGGCCCACCAACTCGCGCGTGGCGCGCGCGCTGCTCGCCAAGCGGCAGGGCTGA
- a CDS encoding YbaK/EbsC family protein encodes MSLNSAAPTPAIQRVADRLAALGHAHAPVMLDDAARTAQQAADALGVALGQIAKSIIFRRKSDERAVLVITSGDRRVDEKRVQDIVCAEAGGKLGRADAEFVKAQTGFSIGGVSPLAHANEPVTLIDRELFRFDVIWAAAGHPHAVFPLTPQELARYTGAPVADVVQIETA; translated from the coding sequence ATGAGCTTGAATTCCGCTGCCCCCACCCCCGCCATCCAGCGCGTGGCCGACCGCCTCGCCGCGCTCGGCCATGCCCATGCCCCCGTGATGCTCGACGACGCCGCGCGCACCGCGCAGCAGGCCGCCGACGCGCTCGGCGTGGCGCTGGGCCAGATCGCCAAGAGCATCATCTTCCGCCGCAAGAGCGACGAACGCGCCGTGCTCGTCATCACCTCGGGCGACCGCCGCGTGGACGAAAAGCGCGTGCAGGACATCGTGTGCGCCGAAGCCGGCGGCAAGCTCGGCCGCGCCGACGCCGAGTTCGTGAAGGCGCAGACCGGCTTCTCCATCGGCGGCGTGTCGCCGCTCGCGCACGCGAACGAACCCGTCACGCTGATCGACCGCGAGCTGTTCCGCTTCGACGTGATCTGGGCCGCCGCGGGCCACCCGCACGCGGTGTTCCCGCTCACGCCGCAGGAGCTTGCGCGCTACACCGGCGCGCCCGTGGCCGACGTGGTGCAGATTGAAACCGCATGA
- a CDS encoding DUF1289 domain-containing protein: MSQTPERPNLARARLRQPGVAVPSPCINVCRLDERSLMCVGCRRTLDEIGAWSRLDDAAKLAVWAQLETREVPA; encoded by the coding sequence ATGAGCCAGACGCCCGAGCGCCCCAACCTCGCGCGCGCCCGCCTGCGCCAGCCCGGCGTGGCCGTGCCCTCGCCGTGCATCAACGTGTGCCGGCTCGACGAACGCAGCCTGATGTGTGTGGGCTGCCGGCGCACGCTCGACGAGATCGGCGCCTGGAGCCGCCTGGACGACGCCGCCAAGCTCGCCGTGTGGGCGCAGCTCGAAACCCGCGAGGTGCCCGCATGA